Proteins encoded together in one Candidatus Lariskella endosymbiont of Epinotia ramella window:
- the ykgO gene encoding type B 50S ribosomal protein L36, which produces MKILSSLKSAKKRDRNCKMIIRKGRVYIINKTNPKFKAKQA; this is translated from the coding sequence ATGAAAATTCTGTCATCATTAAAGTCTGCAAAAAAAAGAGATAGAAATTGTAAAATGATTATACGTAAAGGTAGAGTATATATAATCAACAAAACAAATCCTAAATTCAAAGCAAAGCAGGCTTAG
- a CDS encoding IS5 family transposase (programmed frameshift) has translation MKFENIKDEYAEEFRRLTGIKRGTFEVILSILKEAEAILKSQGGKPNKLALEDRLLMTLEYLREYRTYFHISRSYGISESACYRNIRWIEDTLIKDKRFSLPGRKALLKSDSEYELVLIDATETPIERPKKKQKHFYSGKKRRHTLKTQLIVDKRKKEIICTNFSNGKRHDFRLFKESGVHIHPEIKVLTDTGYQGIDKLHYNSELPKKKTKKRPLSRKDKKKNRQLSSERVLNENVIGMIKRFKIIADRYRNRRKRFGLRFNLLAGIYNFEL, from the exons ATGAAGTTTGAAAACATCAAAGATGAATACGCAGAAGAGTTTCGCAGGCTTACTGGCATTAAACGAGGAACGTTTGAAGTTATACTAAGTATATTAAAAGAAGCTGAAGCTATTTTAAAGTCTCAAGGTGGAAAACCCAATAAATTGGCTTTAGAAGATCGATTACTCATGACGCTTGAGTACTTGCGTGAATACAGGACATATTTTCATATTTCCCGCAGTTATGGAATAAGTGAAAGTGCCTGTTATCGTAATATACGTTGGATTGAAGATACTCTAATTAAAGATAAACGATTTTCACTACCTGGACGTAAAGCATTACTAAAAAGCGATTCTGAATACGAACTTGTGTTAATTGATGCTACTGAAACACCGATAGAACGACCTA AAAAAAAACAGAAGCACTTTTATTCGGGAAAAAAGAGGCGACATACTCTAAAAACTCAGCTTATTGTGGATAAAAGGAAAAAAGAAATCATTTGCACTAATTTTTCTAATGGCAAGCGTCATGATTTCAGGTTATTTAAAGAATCCGGAGTTCACATCCACCCTGAGATTAAAGTTCTTACAGATACTGGTTATCAAGGCATTGATAAGTTGCATTATAATTCAGAGTTACCAAAGAAAAAGACAAAAAAGCGACCACTAAGCAGGAAAGATAAAAAGAAAAATCGTCAATTGTCTAGTGAACGTGTTTTAAATGAAAACGTCATAGGCATGATCAAACGATTTAAAATTATCGCTGATCGTTATAGGAACAGAAGAAAACGATTCGGTTTAAGGTTTAATTTACTTGCTGGTATCTATAACTTTGAGCTTTAA
- a CDS encoding TlpA disulfide reductase family protein codes for MSRYVYFFVTFLLFYPTASLGIINKLPNKTGLLITESYSANKIFTRKFSTINDFLSTGKNNNIIITSNTTYYKNQQYLIHSIKNTMTTMQNVDEVKNLYRMPDVTFFDESDNQYTTKTFNHSLIVMYFWATWCLECTEELVQLNQLQKRLLYEDIYDIVILPISVDFKNIDTIYELYQNKKIDKIGLFIDKQRMLMNTLNIRSLPSTVLISKQNVVIANINKNTPWNTKETYEALVQLRDWGL; via the coding sequence ATGTCCAGATATGTTTATTTTTTTGTAACTTTTCTTTTGTTTTACCCTACGGCATCTTTAGGAATCATAAATAAGCTACCAAATAAAACTGGTCTACTTATAACTGAATCCTATTCCGCTAATAAAATTTTTACTAGAAAGTTTTCAACCATAAATGATTTTCTCTCAACTGGTAAAAATAATAATATTATTATAACGAGTAATACAACCTATTATAAAAATCAACAGTATCTTATACATAGCATTAAGAATACTATGACAACGATGCAAAATGTTGACGAAGTTAAGAATTTATATAGGATGCCAGATGTTACATTTTTTGATGAATCTGACAACCAATATACAACTAAAACTTTTAATCACAGCCTTATAGTAATGTATTTCTGGGCAACTTGGTGCTTAGAATGTACAGAAGAGCTTGTACAACTGAATCAATTACAGAAAAGACTACTATACGAAGACATATACGATATCGTAATATTGCCAATCTCAGTCGATTTTAAAAATATCGATACTATATATGAACTGTATCAAAATAAGAAAATAGACAAAATAGGCTTATTTATAGATAAACAGCGAATGTTGATGAATACATTAAACATACGCTCTCTACCCAGCACTGTCTTAATCAGCAAACAAAACGTAGTGATTGCCAATATCAACAAAAACACACCTTGGAACACTAAAGAAACTTACGAAGCTTTAGTGCAATTAAGGGATTGGGGATTATAG
- a CDS encoding methylated-DNA--[protein]-cysteine S-methyltransferase — protein MSKKAMKSYHCLQDTILKNIETVSVKLDKHSNILKISFIDTQLGHMLVISDDKGICLLEFTDRCRLERKISMLIFKLEAFIIPGITDIILSIKDELKAYFSGKLIKFKTPINLLGSQFQKLVWEELMCIPYGKTQTYAALGCAIEKPIAYRAVASANAANQIAIVIPCHRVINSNGHLGGYAGGVTRKQWLIDHEKKHVSQY, from the coding sequence ATGAGTAAAAAAGCTATGAAATCATATCATTGTCTTCAAGATACCATTTTAAAAAATATAGAGACAGTTTCTGTGAAACTTGATAAGCATTCAAATATTCTTAAGATATCTTTTATAGATACTCAGCTTGGACATATGTTAGTCATTTCAGATGATAAAGGTATTTGTCTCTTAGAATTCACTGACAGATGTAGATTAGAACGCAAAATTAGCATGCTTATATTTAAACTAGAAGCATTCATCATTCCAGGAATTACTGACATTATTCTGTCAATTAAAGATGAACTAAAAGCATATTTCAGTGGTAAACTTATAAAATTTAAGACACCAATTAATCTTCTAGGAAGTCAATTTCAAAAATTGGTTTGGGAAGAGTTGATGTGTATTCCATATGGTAAAACGCAAACATATGCTGCACTGGGCTGTGCTATAGAAAAGCCAATAGCTTACCGTGCCGTTGCCAGTGCTAATGCCGCAAACCAAATAGCAATCGTGATTCCGTGTCACCGTGTTATTAACAGCAATGGTCATCTTGGAGGGTATGCTGGTGGCGTTACGCGTAAACAATGGCTTATTGATCACGAGAAAAAACATGTCTCACAATATTGA
- a CDS encoding DNA alkylation repair protein encodes MLLTAMVILEGMLVALRVNNGLLITRKNMSHNIDCIKKILLESIDSTKGSTAIFFKTYAGGYAEHDQFIGVRVSILRKIAKKFLSLTCDELSILLESPINEERLLALIILSHKYKISSAELKEELFKFYTKNLKNINNWNLVDTSAHLIVGAYLWNRDKSYLVKLATSKSLWERRIAIVSTLYFIRKDDLEWTFKIASILQNDSHDLIHKAVGWMLREAGKKDILQLTNFLENYKNTMPRTMLRYAIEKFPKEQRKLYLTRVPIIK; translated from the coding sequence GTGTTATTAACAGCAATGGTCATCTTGGAGGGTATGCTGGTGGCGTTACGCGTAAACAATGGCTTATTGATCACGAGAAAAAACATGTCTCACAATATTGATTGTATCAAGAAAATTTTACTAGAATCTATTGATTCTACAAAAGGCAGTACTGCAATTTTTTTCAAAACATATGCTGGTGGTTATGCTGAACATGATCAATTTATTGGTGTTAGAGTTTCAATTTTGCGGAAAATTGCAAAAAAGTTTTTGTCATTGACATGTGATGAGTTAAGTATTCTGCTAGAATCACCTATCAATGAAGAACGATTGCTTGCGCTCATCATTTTATCTCATAAATATAAGATATCTTCAGCAGAACTTAAAGAGGAGCTTTTTAAGTTTTATACAAAAAACTTAAAAAATATAAATAATTGGAATCTTGTTGATACTTCTGCTCACTTGATTGTAGGAGCATATCTTTGGAATAGAGATAAAAGCTATCTTGTTAAATTGGCTACTTCAAAATCTCTTTGGGAACGCAGAATTGCAATTGTATCTACATTATATTTCATACGTAAAGATGATTTGGAATGGACGTTCAAAATTGCATCAATTTTACAAAATGATTCTCACGATCTAATACACAAAGCAGTAGGATGGATGCTGCGTGAAGCAGGTAAAAAAGATATATTGCAACTTACTAATTTTCTGGAAAATTATAAAAATACCATGCCGAGAACAATGCTGCGTTATGCTATCGAGAAATTTCCGAAAGAGCAAAGAAAACTATATCTAACGCGCGTTCCAATTATAAAATAA
- a CDS encoding DMT family transporter, with amino-acid sequence MLSDSNAKNSNMVAMLFMAVNAVSLGSLYAVMKCITYSVNSNQATFLYKSIIFLFLLPWVFYKDGLNVIKTPNIKIHLLRSVFSAGGSLSMMYSLKFLKLLDVTALTHIEQVLWIIIGAVFFNERITLIKIIAVILAFLGGFIVVKPEVLYSLFSDEKIVSDFNEGYFFVFLTVGFWVVNSSLVKLLGHRKASNKAQLFYVMLFASLISYCVAFIEWKHLLIIGSFSIAYPGGFNASFDDNIGFNEFALICAASLLYLMHSIAFFYAMKGDMAVVAPLVYLKLVCTGILGFVIFGEFPKFLLSYLGYLMIIIAGVLVLYSEYKKRNSEKTAALDDIV; translated from the coding sequence ATGCTATCAGATAGTAATGCTAAAAATAGTAATATGGTTGCAATGCTGTTTATGGCAGTGAATGCTGTAAGTCTTGGTTCTCTTTATGCGGTAATGAAATGCATAACATACTCAGTAAACTCTAATCAGGCAACTTTTTTATATAAGTCTATTATTTTTCTTTTTCTCCTGCCATGGGTTTTCTATAAAGATGGGTTGAATGTAATTAAGACACCAAACATAAAGATACATTTGCTACGTAGCGTATTTAGTGCAGGTGGGTCGCTTAGTATGATGTATTCTTTAAAGTTTTTAAAACTCTTAGACGTCACAGCGCTTACACACATAGAACAGGTATTATGGATCATTATAGGTGCTGTATTTTTTAATGAGCGCATCACTTTGATTAAAATAATTGCAGTGATATTAGCATTCTTAGGTGGCTTTATTGTTGTTAAGCCGGAAGTGTTATATAGCTTGTTCTCAGATGAAAAAATTGTATCTGATTTTAATGAAGGTTATTTCTTTGTCTTTTTAACAGTGGGTTTTTGGGTGGTAAATAGCTCTCTCGTGAAGCTTTTGGGGCATCGTAAAGCTTCCAATAAAGCGCAACTTTTTTATGTAATGCTTTTTGCTTCGTTAATTTCATATTGTGTTGCTTTTATTGAATGGAAACACTTATTAATTATTGGTAGCTTCTCTATTGCATATCCAGGTGGTTTTAATGCATCATTTGATGATAATATTGGATTCAATGAATTTGCGTTGATTTGTGCTGCTTCATTGTTATATCTAATGCATAGTATAGCGTTTTTCTATGCTATGAAGGGAGATATGGCTGTAGTTGCTCCGCTCGTGTATTTGAAGCTAGTATGCACTGGTATCTTAGGTTTTGTGATTTTTGGAGAATTTCCTAAGTTTCTATTATCGTATCTTGGATATCTTATGATTATAATTGCTGGAGTTTTAGTTCTGTATTCTGAGTATAAGAAGCGGAATTCAGAGAAAACAGCAGCATTGGATGATATAGTATAA
- a CDS encoding cold shock domain-containing protein, whose translation MKYTGIVKWFNHTKGYGFIASDSEDCNEGKDVFIHKTALERARIDSLKEGDRITFEIKKFNGKVSAENVSLA comes from the coding sequence ATGAAGTACACTGGCATAGTGAAGTGGTTTAACCACACTAAAGGTTATGGGTTTATAGCTTCCGATTCTGAAGACTGCAATGAGGGTAAGGATGTTTTTATACACAAAACTGCCCTTGAGAGAGCAAGAATTGATTCTCTTAAGGAAGGTGATAGGATTACCTTTGAGATAAAAAAATTTAACGGAAAAGTTTCCGCTGAAAATGTTTCGTTAGCATAG
- a CDS encoding transposase, which produces MPDYTTMCRMIKTLDLQVKNYVRDKTSPMLVAVDSTGISVYNLSD; this is translated from the coding sequence ATGCCTGACTATACTACTATGTGTAGAATGATAAAAACTTTAGATCTGCAAGTAAAAAATTATGTAAGAGATAAGACTTCTCCTATGCTTGTTGCTGTGGATAGCACAGGGATTAGCGTTTATAATTTAAGTGATTAG
- a CDS encoding DUF2163 domain-containing protein, producing the protein MTKYDTFLKNKTIDEVITLTTCIQLKLKDGTIKGFTEHNEDIIIDNILYKKESGFSRSVIARNNNLIPDNCDIYGMLRDESIKIDDILRGKYDNAEVSMFLVDYNDLNAGKFQIKRGWIGEVRANENKFIAEVRGVMQAFASTSGQIYSAMCRASFGDSRCKIDQRRYMLMCNVIAVENNSTFTYHSISDTTEIHKYGYVKFINGNNFSFTSEIKSLHNNKIILCIPAYHQISVKDKFELYAGCDNSIKMCHKSYNNVINYRGEPHVPTVSSIISTTR; encoded by the coding sequence ATGACAAAATATGATACATTCCTTAAAAACAAAACGATTGATGAAGTTATAACACTGACAACTTGTATTCAACTGAAATTAAAAGATGGGACTATCAAGGGTTTTACTGAACATAATGAAGATATTATAATAGATAATATACTGTATAAAAAAGAAAGCGGATTTTCTCGTAGTGTAATTGCCAGAAATAACAATTTAATACCTGATAACTGTGATATATATGGCATGCTTAGAGATGAATCAATCAAAATAGATGATATTTTGAGAGGAAAATATGATAATGCTGAAGTTTCCATGTTTTTAGTTGATTATAATGATTTGAATGCTGGAAAATTTCAGATAAAAAGAGGATGGATAGGAGAAGTAAGAGCTAACGAAAACAAATTTATAGCAGAAGTGCGGGGCGTAATGCAGGCATTTGCGAGCACAAGCGGACAAATATATTCTGCAATGTGCAGAGCAAGCTTTGGAGATTCAAGATGTAAGATAGATCAAAGGCGCTATATGTTGATGTGTAACGTTATTGCCGTTGAAAACAACTCAACATTTACTTATCACTCCATATCAGATACGACTGAAATACATAAATACGGATATGTTAAATTTATCAACGGTAATAATTTTAGTTTTACATCTGAGATAAAATCACTACATAATAACAAGATTATATTATGTATTCCAGCATATCATCAAATTTCTGTAAAAGATAAGTTTGAACTCTATGCTGGATGTGATAATAGTATTAAAATGTGTCATAAGAGTTATAATAACGTGATTAATTATAGAGGAGAACCTCATGTTCCTACAGTCTCCTCTATCATATCTACAACTCGATAA
- a CDS encoding mechanosensitive ion channel family protein, which yields MIEIITNFLEKISIVFQQNTYFSSIVITLLCGTVGYIVILYTQKGIKRLQNVFAARLNKSEKYSWYHKILVAAERPIQFVIFFFLISILVSIFSQNISISDNFLNSIGLVRDIAIVAAITWFFLNFITQIEHHWLSLKDKKSNIDLASADLIVKILRVIVVIAALLMLMQVFGISVNGLLAFGGMSGIAVGFAAKDLLANLFGTVLIYFDKPFVVGESIKVIGSDVEGSVEAIGWRVTKIRTYEKRLVYIPNSIFSTCTVENASKMSHRRILENIIIRHEDHAAIESIVNDIRESLIINHDIDQSFDIIVNFSSATLNGLNIMIQCLVYETQLAKFCIVRQRIMTDVCRIITSHGASLAVLKNNYASID from the coding sequence ATGATAGAGATAATCACTAATTTTCTTGAGAAAATATCAATAGTATTTCAACAAAATACATATTTTTCCAGCATTGTTATTACTTTATTATGTGGCACTGTTGGATATATTGTCATACTTTACACACAGAAAGGAATAAAGCGCCTGCAAAATGTATTTGCTGCTAGATTAAATAAATCAGAGAAATATTCTTGGTATCATAAAATATTAGTTGCAGCTGAGAGACCTATTCAGTTTGTTATTTTTTTCTTTCTGATTTCTATACTAGTTAGCATATTTAGTCAAAACATCAGTATAAGTGATAATTTTCTGAATTCTATAGGACTAGTGCGTGATATTGCTATTGTTGCTGCAATAACTTGGTTTTTTCTAAATTTTATTACACAGATCGAACACCACTGGCTTTCGCTTAAAGATAAAAAGTCCAATATAGATTTAGCAAGCGCGGATTTAATAGTAAAAATACTGCGTGTTATTGTAGTGATTGCTGCACTTTTAATGCTAATGCAAGTTTTTGGTATAAGTGTAAATGGATTGCTAGCATTTGGTGGAATGAGCGGAATTGCTGTGGGTTTTGCAGCAAAAGATCTTTTAGCTAATTTATTTGGCACTGTGCTAATATACTTTGATAAACCATTTGTCGTTGGAGAAAGCATTAAGGTTATCGGTTCGGATGTAGAAGGCTCTGTTGAAGCGATAGGGTGGCGAGTTACAAAAATCAGAACATATGAAAAGAGACTGGTATATATTCCAAACTCTATATTTTCAACATGCACAGTTGAAAATGCTTCAAAAATGTCGCATAGACGCATTTTAGAAAATATTATAATTCGTCATGAAGATCACGCAGCTATCGAATCCATAGTGAATGATATACGAGAATCTCTCATTATAAATCATGATATAGATCAAAGTTTTGATATAATAGTCAATTTTAGCTCAGCAACATTAAATGGATTAAATATCATGATACAATGCTTGGTTTATGAAACACAGCTTGCAAAATTTTGCATTGTGAGGCAAAGAATTATGACTGATGTATGTAGAATTATAACATCACATGGTGCCTCGCTTGCTGTTTTAAAGAACAATTATGCGTCAATTGATTGA
- the argH gene encoding argininosuccinate lyase, producing the protein MNGAKINLGHTRDNVVSSVAQVEGVTKSLWGGYFSSSRDALSSKILSSISYDNRLYSVAIESMKAQMRMCLKRNIVPEHDAKRIIRALDKLKKEIIAKKIVIGGDSRNIYAFLESCLDDTLGEVTNYLKIARSSGEQYSGDLRLWMRDACDVLDSVLQNLQAALIDKAEENVKMVVPSYVHNQVGPPVSLGHKLLSYVEMFGRDRQRFREARVRLNKSPFGAYMGVGTALHISREMTSKALGFDGIVQNALDAVTDRDFAIDFTAAVSTAMMHITRMVEDLIHWQSPYCNFISFSKDLVTQDHVVPNRYYPEILEVVRAKIGRVYGNMFNIMTIMKSLDNDITQDLQEVSEPVFDSYDTLFNSINIMAALTADFIVYRKEFKEAAQYGYSTAYDLMDWLIGSAEMTHERAACVTRQIIKHAMQKNKKLSLLELGELQEIDPKINEGIYSVFISSRAVISRRSAGGTNPVKVRKAIRAARREYM; encoded by the coding sequence ATGAATGGAGCAAAAATAAATTTAGGGCATACTCGCGATAATGTTGTCTCTTCTGTTGCTCAAGTTGAAGGGGTGACAAAGTCTTTGTGGGGAGGCTATTTTTCCAGTAGTCGTGATGCATTAAGTAGCAAGATACTGAGTTCTATATCATATGATAACAGACTGTATTCTGTTGCAATAGAGTCTATGAAAGCTCAGATGCGGATGTGTCTAAAGCGTAATATAGTACCTGAGCATGATGCAAAAAGGATTATCAGAGCTTTGGATAAGCTTAAAAAAGAGATAATAGCAAAAAAGATAGTAATAGGTGGAGATTCCAGAAACATATACGCGTTTTTAGAATCATGTCTTGATGATACACTTGGTGAAGTTACAAACTATCTAAAAATTGCAAGATCAAGTGGAGAACAGTATTCAGGAGATCTGAGACTTTGGATGCGTGATGCTTGCGATGTGCTTGATTCTGTTTTACAAAATCTGCAAGCAGCATTAATAGATAAAGCTGAAGAAAACGTTAAGATGGTCGTGCCAAGTTACGTTCATAATCAGGTTGGTCCTCCTGTGTCATTAGGTCATAAGCTGTTGTCTTATGTCGAGATGTTTGGGAGAGATAGGCAAAGGTTTAGAGAAGCTAGAGTAAGGCTTAATAAGTCACCTTTTGGTGCGTATATGGGTGTCGGAACTGCTCTACATATAAGTAGAGAAATGACATCAAAAGCTTTAGGCTTTGATGGAATTGTGCAAAATGCGTTAGATGCAGTGACAGATAGAGACTTTGCTATAGATTTTACTGCCGCAGTTTCTACTGCTATGATGCATATAACACGCATGGTAGAAGATTTAATACATTGGCAAAGTCCATATTGTAATTTTATATCTTTCTCGAAAGATCTTGTAACTCAAGATCATGTTGTGCCAAATCGTTATTATCCTGAAATATTAGAAGTCGTTAGAGCGAAGATTGGGCGCGTATACGGCAATATGTTCAATATTATGACGATAATGAAGTCGCTTGATAACGACATTACACAAGACTTACAAGAGGTTTCAGAGCCTGTTTTTGATTCATATGATACATTATTCAACTCGATTAATATAATGGCTGCTCTTACTGCAGATTTCATTGTATATCGCAAAGAATTTAAAGAAGCTGCGCAGTATGGTTATTCCACAGCTTATGATCTCATGGATTGGTTAATAGGTTCAGCTGAGATGACTCATGAACGTGCTGCTTGCGTCACAAGACAAATCATAAAACATGCTATGCAAAAAAATAAGAAGCTTTCTTTATTGGAGCTTGGTGAATTACAAGAAATAGATCCGAAGATAAACGAAGGCATATATAGTGTTTTTATATCATCAAGAGCTGTGATAAGCAGAAGGAGTGCAGGGGGTACAAACCCAGTTAAGGTCAGAAAAGCTATCAGAGCTGCAAGGCGTGAGTATATGTAG